The Anopheles maculipalpis chromosome 3RL, idAnoMacuDA_375_x, whole genome shotgun sequence genomic sequence TGTTatttaatattgaaaaatcGAACGTCGGTGACGCAGTGGGCACGCTAATGACCGATAAACGATTGCGCATACTTGCATACATTTGCACTCTTTCTCTGCAGTTGCtagtgttgttttcttctttgaagAATATTGCGCAACATTGCTGAGTATTGTTTGCGAAATTGAAGTTGACAAGCATTATTTGAAGCGTTAGCAATCGTAATATGCCTGATCGGAGGCTTTTCTGCTAGAAGAATTAGGTTGAAGCTATCGTTCAATTTACGCTGTAATTCTTGCGAAAGCGAAACAACCCTTGAACGTTGTGTCCTCGTCCACGTCGAGACCTCCGTGAAATTGCAACAGGTGGTATGGACACGATGGTCATCTTGAGTGTAACGGTTTGTTTTGCAAGGGTTGCACTTTGTTAGATAAACATCAAACATACgcagcgtgtgtttgtggagcTCTGGGGAACTCTGGAAGTAAACAGTCAACTTCTTATACGAAGAATTTCTTAACCTCTCTCCGCTATGGGAGATGTTCCGGTCGGTATGCAAGACGTCAGGGTGAAGGCAATCAGATGAGTCGTTTTAACTCAACGGACCTGTACTGTGCTCCAAGGCAACGGTACTGTCAACAAGTAACGCTATTACGTTACTTGCGCTTTTCTTTGGAATGTAATGTATGCAGCAGCTACCAGGAGCAAGAGTTGCAAGGGTtctaattttccattttccccaCGCTCGGAACATGTAATCATCCATCAAACACGCCACACACTCGGGTGACACATTCGTGCACACAAATGTGTGAAGGTCATGGCCATCTTCATGGTACGAACAGGAGGTTTTCCGTCACCATGTTTGTTGGGGCACcgccaacatcatcagcaccgGGCGATTGTTgctattatcatcatcatcataaccgTAATCATGGTGTCGCACACGGTCCGGTCAGCACAATTTCTCGGCCACAACCGGttttgcaacagcaacaacaaccaccggtggcggcggcggccaTGACCGTGGTTGATGGCGTCGAAAGGATTGTTGGCAGGACAGTCGAAAAGAGAGGACGCGAATCGACCATTACCCATGAGAATGGGGCAGTGAAATTGAACCCATGACCGATACACGGACACGGATGTATCTGCAACCGGTAACCAGCGGTCTCAGTGTGCCACGAAGCAAGCGATGCACTGGTGGCATAACGTGCATAGCAGGAAGGAAATTGCAAATGGGGTTAGTGGCATGCAATTgagcgaaggaaaaactgGATAATCTAGGCCATCCGGAGCGTAGCATAagagtattgatttttcttgcGTAGAAACTTAAAAAgagaaatattaaattcaaGTATTCGGTGTGTTGCATCATCTCTCATTATCGCATACCACTTGCCTGAGCGGTCATTCAAAATACCATTCACAAATTCCACAGCTATCTAAGGCCCTGCCATCGTTGAAGGTCGTCCGGACGTTATCGGAGTGTCAGGCATGCTGCAAATAAGCACAAGCCCCACAGACAGAGCTATTGATGTGATCGATTGAAGTGTCAGTCTGGAGGATTGAAATTATGCAATCATCAATTTCCCTTCTTCAGTACGTTACAGTGCGTCTCTACTCAAAATTATCTTAACATTTCttattaaaacatatttttttgcggaacaaaaaatggaactaTGAACACACAGTTCCAGAGGTAGGATGGAAACCTTAAAAAGGACattaaggagaaaaaaacatggcaAAAAGTTCGCTCTCGCCAAATCACGTTGAGCACCCTTCTGTTGCCGGTTGCACCGCGGTGACACATTGATGAAGCGGGAAAACTTCTCCAAACCCTCACAAACTCAACAACagccgggggggggggaaaacaAAGCGAACCAAATAGAAATGTCACCGTTTTTCTCGGATGGCGGTGTTTTCCGTAATCGCTCGACATACCACCGGAAAACGTGACTTTTGCATCGTACCGATGCCGACCAATGCCGACAATATGTCAAACAGTGAGAAAACCTTTCGCCTTCCTTTCGCCGTCCCACAAACCATCCACCAACCATCCGAGCATTACGACAGTGTCCTCTGTGTACGCTGAAGTTGTCAAACAAATCGGTTGGAGCCTGTGTCGGCGTACCGTTGTAAGCACCCCGCAAACCACCTCGTATGATGGAATTGTTAATTAGCAAACCCCCTAAGACTCATGTGTACAAGCATGTGTGGGAATGGTGATGACTTAATGGAATCGGTTGAATCGGCTTCGGTCAAGGATACAAGCgtgttggtgctttttttctttcgaaggACACATCACCATCGGTCGTTGGCTTCAGCGCCAGTCACCGGTGGGCAGGTTGCTCGCTTCGTCACAATCTACAATTCAAAATGCGGAAATACGATCGGCTTTTTTAGCTTGGATGGGGCTTACCGTGGCGTTTGTACGGTTTCGGTCCAGTTTTGGCGTGTGAATGTTGCGTAAGATTCACGCTAGCGGACGTTGGACGGTGAACATAGAAACTGATGAGTTGAACGATCGACAGTAATGGAGCGTTTGTAGACAAGAAGCTAGAATTTAGAGGatgaagtaaaataattaaatgatgTTTATAAATAGGGGGATTAAATGGAAGGACTATGTAAATGCATACCAATTTAACGATATATTCACCTGAGCAGCTGCAAACTGAAGAATCTTTCTGAAGACTATCTTGATCCTTAATTCTGCCTACTTTAAAcatcaaaaacatttttttggtGTAGAACTAATACCTCTATTTTGTATCTCTTTATTGTTCAACTCACTGATCTCACCTAACAGCTCAGTAAAAAAAGGTATCGTAATACTGGTCGTCGGGACACTCATTAATCGAAAGATTCCTTTCCGCAATTCGCTTCTCTGCCTGCTTTACCACATGTCCCAAAAGGTAACTGTGTGGTTTGATCAGCTTCTGGAAGCGTTCCCTTTCCAACCGATAAACTTCACAAACCTCCAATGCTACCACACTCACCGTACGCTGAGCATCTGCGCGAAAGAGTGCGATCGCTCCAAAGTTGGCACCATCGATCAGATGACCCAACTCTACTCCATCGGGCGTATACACCGCAGCGGTACCGATCGCAAGAAAGTACATCGTTTCCGCCGAACTACCTGCCGTAATGATTGCGTCCTGCTCCAGATATATCGCAAACTTCAGCTCATCAGCAATGTCCTGCAGTACATACGCTGGAAGATCTCGGAACACATCACTTCGGACTAGGAACGGTTGAAATGCTATCTCCATCAGTACCGTGCGACGCAGATTGTCTGAGGCTTGCATCCGAATTGGACGTACGTCGAAGTAGTGCATGCGATAGTGGCAAGCGAAATGGCGACTCATCTTCCGGTTGAAAGTGTTCCCGAGACGCATCCTGCGACAGAAAGCATCGATTTCGTTCAGTATCTCATCGTACTGGGTTTCGCTAGCGTCCGCTGTTATGATGGTTCGGATAAGCAGAAGTAGGATGTAGGTGGACCAGATCCAACCACCGAGAAGTAGAAGCGATTGGGTCCATTCGTGCAGGAAGTGATGCGTGACGGAGAGTGAGTGGCCTCCCTGTAAACTTATCTTGAGCGTGATCATCACGGCTCGAAGATATCGGTAGATCACGGACACATTGTGCTCGACATCCGCTACCCGTGCGTTCAAGAAATCTCcacaaatggaattttttggTAGACGTTCCTGGATGTATCCTCGAACGTCGCTGATTGGAGGTAAACGGTCCCGGTGAGTTATTGGGTACAGCGCAGAGTCTCGATGCTGATCATGGCTCCAGAGCACATCCACCAGGAAGCTAGCTTCGAACTCATTGTTACCGAGAAGGGACAGTGTCAACATCGGCACAATGTACAGCAGACAGGAAGTCCAGTGCAGCACATATAGCGTGTCCATAATCGGTTCCAGGTAACGAATGTGCTTTTcggacaaacaaaacaaacttcgTGCAACGGTTCCGAAGTACCAGTTGATGGATCGGAAGCGCCAGATGCAAAGCAGATACAGGTAGATTACCAGGCATAGGTATGCGGCCTCCGCGTCCTGATAAAAGGCTCGCACCAACTCGTCCAACAGTAGCACGTACGGTACGAACAGCAGCATCCGATTGACCACATTCCACCACCGTAATCGGTAACGTACAATCCGACTTGGTTCCAGTACCACTTCACCCTGGCTAACGTATCCAGTGATCAGCTTGAGGGCAAACTCCATCCCAAGCAtcgcacacagcacacagtcGAAGAATTGCATCCTCCACAGGATTTTGTACGGAAGATGTGGTGCGAATGCGAACGCGAATGCAAGCGTTATGAGGTGCAGTGTCAACACGAAGTACATCAGCATTTCCCAGCACTTGCGAAAGCTGCTGAACGGGTGCACGATGAAGGGTGGCAGGTCCCGGACGAGTCTCGCATTTTCGGCCGCTATCTTCGATCGACTGCGATAGTAGAGATGTGTTTCAGGATGATCCGGTGAGATGAGCAGGAGCGTTCGGATGTAGCGAAGAAACCGGCCGGCAATCGTTGTGCCGGGAAGGATTGGGGGCAGATGTGTTAGAGAATCGCCCAATCGGAGAACCGCCGGAAGGGAGCAGTGATGTCCTTTGGACGACATCATTCAACAGGGTTTTTGGAAGACTTTGACAGcagctttgatttttttccatgGCTAGCTGAGATCTAGTTGCTGCGTTTTGCATGGATTCTGACGCAGGTTAATTTTGGTACGATAATTAACACATGAAACGccttaaaaaaatctctcaacCAGAAGAAAACCTACAACGGACACTTCCCCATACTGACGCGCTCTCGGggaaaatttgaacaaaacaaatctccTCACTAAAGAGCCCGTAAACTGTGCACACCTGGTACCTGCGCCGCACTTGTGCTAAGGACGTCCTATCGCTGTCACGTTCCGCGCCAAGTGGCACATGTTCCTTTCGGGCTTTCCACCACATTCAGCCATTACGAAAAGCGAACGGGTCCATTGTATGCGCTTGTGTACTTCCGAACTTTGCTGGCGAACTGCACAGGAATATCTACGTCATCAGCTCGTCGTCACGTTACTGTGCCAGGTgagtggaaaacttttccacccgaGCGTACGAGTCCAATGCACACTGGTCGGTTGGGGTTTTGACGAGGTTTTTCCGGTTTGTTCCAGCTTTTCACGAGGCGACAAATTTGTTGTGCAACTGTTTTAGCAAGGCCTGGCGTAACCTTTTGCGACCGTTGTGGCTATTTCAGACCAGGCGCACTGCTGTGCAAATGACAACAAGATGAGATGGATGGGATGTAGTGAAGTTTTACGGTTTGGTTGCTCTTAATATCAGTATCAGTATCGGGAAGTATATTTAGTTTAAAATGGCATGATAATGACACTGGACAATTCCGCCTTCAAAGTCGTTGTTAGACATCCCTAACAGCTGAGATAGAAAGCGCATCTTTTAAAGAATCAAATTGTATAAGTAAATACCGATCGATCGCCATCATATAACCCCTCGAGATCTTTGCTCTCGTGTCGTTCTACCCAACCCAAATCGATTACCAATACGGTCATATGTAAATCTCTTGCCTCTTGGCTCGCGATGTAAATATTTCTCGAAAGCTGCTCAGGTCAATGCCAGTCACGCGAGATCATTTATTCATCGCGTTAATGCTAAAATCCTTCCATCGGAAGGGGAAACGGACAAATCTGTCTAACTGAAGAAAAGCCTAGAGCCGTAGACCTGTACCGTGAGTGTCTGTCATACGGCAAACATTATCACCGCCATACAGAAGATGATGGtccggatgatgatgagcaaGGCGACGCATTGTCGCGGACAGCTGGTCGCGATCGTTACGAAACACAATCGTCAGAGTTTTACGCACTTCTTCAGGGTCGCCACGGCGCGAAACAGCTGAACACGAACGATCGATCGCACGTCGCCCCTTTCGGATCGTGTCGCGGTCCGCGTGAGTCACTGACCGGAAATTGATTAACCGAAACGTTTTGCGAATACTGGAGGCAGAGGTCAGCGTTCGAACGCGGTATGATTATTGATGGACCGTGAACATTACGAGAAAGGCTTCGATGAGGAAGAATGGTGtgagaataaatattttaagttaTTCTTATGCTTCAGATGGCTGGGTTTAGTTAATAGAGAAGCTAGTTAAGAAATTGCCAATAAGACGAGCGAAAGCGCCATTATTACGACGCTTTCCTAGTTACCCTGACAACACTAAAAAGAGTCGACAAATACAATCAAGTACTTGAATGGATATCATAGCAACCGAATGTAGGTTGCTTCCTTGTTTATAGTTTTCCGACTTGGAACATCGGAAAACTTCTTCTTGCAATTTACCAAAAATGGGAGAACTCGTAGAATATAGTCCGAAAGAGGATATCGAATCGGGAGACAACATTCACCATCGTTGTCATCCTTTGGTAagcaaaaattttgaattgggAATCGTAAAACGTGTACTGATTTCGATTCGTCACGACTTTAGCACATAACCTGGCTGTCTGGGTTCAATCCCCGCGTTCCTTTGCTTAACGTTAGTACAACCCGTGACCGGAAGGAGCTTGTGCTTGCATCAGGAAACACGCTTCTGTTCTACTGCTACGATGGAGAACGGGAAAAAATTATGCCAGTTGTTGGACACGTAAGTCAATAGGTGTTCCTTATGCTTTCAATTCCTTTTCTATATCTCGGTCCCATTTTATGAGTAGAAAAATGTCGTCAACATGATCGGATGTGAGGAAACTGGACGTTTTGTTGTGAGTTCCGACTGTTCGTACGCCATCAACGTTTGGGACCGACAAGTTGGAGGAGACAACAATCTACCTCCGATTGCTATAAGGACCATATTTGAGCCTTTCAAGTCGAAAGGTGAAATTGGGGCCATTTCGTTGAGCCGTGATGGGAAGTTTTTGCTAGCAGGTGGTGGAATACCTACCGAGCAGGGAAGTCAACTGAAGCTGTGGTCTTGGACGGTTGGAAACGATTTCCCGGATGGTATGACTATTTCTGCATCGCTGAAGAATTGTACTACCTTGCTTGGTTCTATATTACAGGTACCATCACACTCCCAACACGGCTAGGACGCatcaaaaacattcatttctgTCCGGATCGTGGCTGTCGCAATCAGTTTGTCGTAACACTAGAGAGTGGAGTAGCATTCGGTGCATGGGACAGTAAGGAGCAGAAACTAACCATTCAGGTCCCAAAGAGGCATGGTTTCCAAGATTACAACGATACCGTGTTTGTGGAGCATACGGATCGAGCCGTATCCGTTACTGGAGCGGGTATGGCCGTGCTCTGGAGCAATGATCGCAAGCTTTCTGACGGAGCCGATGGAAGCGTTTTGCGGAAAGAGTTTCTCAAGTATCTTCACCTGAAGTACGCTTCAATCAACGTGGTGCGGTCGTGTGATGAGAAAATCGTtaccggtgatgatgatggggagATACGGTTCTACGACAACTCGATGAAAATTTTGTACTGGGTCAAGCAAGAAGATCTGGAACCGATTCGAACTTTATCGTTTGAGCTGGTAAAATCACACCAATGGAAGTCGGCATCAGATCCGGACGAAGAAGATGATCAACCATCAAAAGAGGGTAAGTCTTTGAGGGATAAAATATTCTAGAATTCAATTTGTGGGTCTTTTAGAACCAACCGAGAAGAAGGTAGAATTAAACATAGAGGACATCGCTCCGAAGGACGTCTCCTTTGAGGCACGACCGGTGATCGTGCGCGGATTCGTATCAGCTACCAAGTCGGGCAAGATCTACGACATCGACATTGTGTATAACAAAATCAAGGAACTGTTTCTACAGTCTCCGAGCATCATTACGGCTTTTGCTGTGCATTCTGCGAGGTATTCTTAATCAACTATTCACACGATCGACAAATTCTTCCAAAGTTCCTTCCCTTGTTTCAGATCTGAGCTATGCACCTGCGATGGAAATGGCCGCTTTGTGGTGTACGATTTTCAGACGAAATCGAAGAGATTAGCGCTCGACGTACCGATACAGCGAACTCGGCGGGGACGCATCACCACTCTATCCTATTCACCATGTGGTCAGTATTAGCTCAGTACAATGCGTTTGGGGAttcatctttaaaaaaaatctaattgcAGGAACATTTTTGGCCGGTGGTGCCGAGAATGGATTCCTTTGGATGGTGgaaccgaacttgatgatccTCGCTGGTAGCGGTCCTTTACAGTTTACCAGCGAAAAGCTACggtcggttttgttttcggaaGACAGCAAGCATATCGTTTGTGTGGTAAGAGGTTGCGCGGTGATCATTGCCTAATATTCTGTTAActttgtgccattttcttttcctttataAGGATGAAAGCAATACGATCACTCTTGTCGCTCGTGTGAAGGATGATTGGCAGTCAGTAGGGCGATGCGTAAGCCATAGATTAGTAGATTTAGCGTTCCTTGGTGCGGCTGACTTTATCTCCATCGGCGAGGATCGAGTAAGTAGAGTAATTTTTAGCTCTGAGTTTAGCTTTTCCACATCTCCACATAATTCTTACTCCAACTTTTAGTATATGGTACAGTACACGATTAATGCCGATGAGATGGTACAGCTAGAGGCCCTGTCGATTGTGAACAGGAAACGGATTGAGCAGTCCGCATTTCCAACAGCACTTTTAATCCTACCAGGCGGGAACCAGATTTTGGTAGCAAATGATCAGCTTAAGTTCAAAATATTCCATGCCAGAACCTTGGAGATACTGCAAACGTTCTTAGCTCCTTTTCATGATGGTCCAGCACGCTTTCTCCGGGTATGAAGGGAACCTTAAACTATTCAAATATACGACACTAAAGATTTGTATGTACTACTTTAGCATCTTCCTGGAGAGGATTATTTCCTGTTCATCACCAACAGTAACATCTATCTGCATCATCTTCCGATCGATGGGAACCCGTTCAAATATCTTGCTGTTCGAGGACACCCAAAGCGGCTGAAAGGATTGCAAGTTGCCTGGACAGTACGGAGTGCCTTTACGTTTGGGGAAGGCGATCATGCAGTTAGCATGTGGAAGATTAATACTAGGTATTTGAGGCTAGCCCAGAGATTCTGTTGCTCATCTTCTTCTAAAtcgatttcttctttttacatTCAAGTCCTTTGTTGGATAATATAAGGCATGCAGGAACGGGCCTAGATCCTTTCTGTACGCTTCTTCCGGGTGGTAAGAAAGGGTGCTATGTCCGTGAGATACTGAGCCTGTTCTTCTACAATCAAATATCCCCAAAGAATAGTGATGGCGATGCGGAACTTACGGTGAGCTTAGGTTTCATCTAGCCTTTTTAATCCTAATGTCTGCGCTTCCCTTAATAGCTCCGCGATGCGATGAACATCCAGGACGTACCGAACTACATGCGTAGCATTGGATTCCACATGACTGAGTACGAGGTAAGGATATTTGGATTCGGGTCGATCTGACACAAGAAAAATATAACTGTTTATTTCTCAAGGAACAAAACCTTCGCAAAGAGATGGAACTTACCGGAACATACTTTCTTACGTTTGAGGAGGTGTTGAAGCTTTTCCTGAACCATCGTACCGCCACCGGTGGACCACCGAACACGGAGGATATTAGGACAGCTGTCACGTATATCGGGGCCACTACATCATCCGGTTAGAAGAGCTTGTTTGAAGCTTAATGTAAGGTTTCTTCGTAACATTCTTCATCTTGATTTCGCAGGTGAGAAAGTAGATCTGGTACGGCTCATTACACTTCTAGCTAGTATGGGCGAGCCGATGGATCCGAAGACAACGGAAGCGTACTGTAGAATTCTCTTCCCGTCCGCTTTCGAAACCGATAATCAGGATGATGATGCGGTACCAGAGTGTGGAACTGCTGAAGACTGCACCAACTGTATCAGCATCGACGAGTTCGCTGACAAGCTCTGCTGAATCCCTTTTGTTTTGGATGTAACAATGTCTGTAAGTGTTTGCTGCCATCTAATATTTCGTTTTGTATCAGTTTTATTATCCTTTATTCGATTACAGGTGTGAAAAATTAATACAGTATACATTTGTTTGCTCTTCTTTGCTCGCTAAACATATCCTCTACATATTACAACAAGGAAACCCCCTAAACTATAGCGCACGTTCTAGCAGAGCTCctaggaagaaaaattaatgttGAGTATCGCGGGGCGGAGAAGTTAGATAAGGATAACGATCTTCTTACGATCGATGGATCATTTTGCAAATATTGGATCTCATCAGCTATAAACGGAAAGCAAGGAAGAACTAGTGGCACTCGGGCGTTAATGAAATATCATCATTCAGCAGATATCAGGAAACGTTGCCGTGCACTGTCGTCTGTAATGATGATGCTTTGGAATGAAATGGCAAACCTTGGATCTTTTTCCTACAGCTCTCTAAGTGTCCTCCTATAAGGATGGAAGTTGTGCGAAGTTATTTTCGGGTTGGTGACTATATCATGATTATTAGTTGCCATCTTCCTACCCTATACGGTTCTCCATCCTTAAAGCTCTCTATAATCTAGCTCCTATTATATCTAGCGTGAATATTTCTCGGCTGTGTTGGACTGATGTTTCAGGTGCGCACAACAATCCCTATTGTTACCCGAACCGCTCCGAACTCGGCGGCCATACGCCTTATACGTCTCCGGATCGATTCGGGGAAGAAAAAGTGGATCGTATCGCGTCAAAACTGGCCGGATTTAGCTTACTTAGTAAAATCACAaatattcttttcattttcacatACTTTAAACTTGATTATTTTCACTGATCTTTAAACGGGTTTGTTGGGTgaattttggtgtttttttccctccatcgACGCATCTATTGTGCCGCTCCTGTTTTGGTCCACCTGGTTCACAAACAGGGGACAATTTCTTATGACTTGTTTCGCTTCGCTTTCGATGCATATCAGGACATTCTATCcgtgtaggtgtgtgtatATAGAGGTATATGAAAAACAGTAATCCTCAACGTTCTGGAACGCAATAAAGTTCACTTACGTACTACGTTTTATACGCTTCCGGTACCAATCTATCACTTCTTAATTAAACAACGGCTCTCACAAATAAGGATCTGCTATATGATCGATGCaattggttctttttttcttgttcctaGAGTTTCTTgttcaacatcaacaacaacaacggcaagTTTACAGCctttcgtttcgcttttgttttgtttcgttgtggaAAAGGCGTCTATAAGCCTTCCCATATCATCTTCTCACACTACGTACACAGCTCCATTCTCATCCTTTCTCCCAAATTCGATAAGGCTACACGCATCAAACAACACTTCGGTCTGTTCGTTCGTTGATTTTCTTCATCACGTCCGGATTTATCATCACATATTGTTCGTTTCCTGATCAACtgagttttcttcttctgctgttcATGCTTACAAATCTTCTTTACAATTTCTTCTGTACACACTTGAGCTACATTTTCTGCATTTGGTTTTTGGTATCCGCTCGCTCGCGGTCCCTATTCTCATTAGTTATATTCATTATTTTCCTGCTAAATTTGCCTTGTTTTGTCCTCGGATAAAATTCGAATACAGATATCGAGAATGTTGTATAAATTCAGTATAAAACGATTCGCTTCCTTCTAAACACTTCTTATTCTAACGCATTTTCGATCTGCTTCACTATCATGAGCGTATTTTCTTCTCTGCCTAACTGCCTAAACATTACAACAGTATTGTAGAGCTGTAACATGatgtgaatttttaaaaacataatcGGAACACTTTGCTTTAAAAAGCCACACGATCGTAGTTAGATTACCTGGCCAATGAGGaacgaaacaaattttaaacgaGTAATGAACAAAACACGAGACAAGGTCG encodes the following:
- the LOC126564361 gene encoding uncharacterized protein LOC126564361, with protein sequence MSSKGHHCSLPAVLRLGDSLTHLPPILPGTTIAGRFLRYIRTLLLISPDHPETHLYYRSRSKIAAENARLVRDLPPFIVHPFSSFRKCWEMLMYFVLTLHLITLAFAFAFAPHLPYKILWRMQFFDCVLCAMLGMEFALKLITGYVSQGEVVLEPSRIVRYRLRWWNVVNRMLLFVPYVLLLDELVRAFYQDAEAAYLCLVIYLYLLCIWRFRSINWYFGTVARSLFCLSEKHIRYLEPIMDTLYVLHWTSCLLYIVPMLTLSLLGNNEFEASFLVDVLWSHDQHRDSALYPITHRDRLPPISDVRGYIQERLPKNSICGDFLNARVADVEHNVSVIYRYLRAVMITLKISLQGGHSLSVTHHFLHEWTQSLLLLGGWIWSTYILLLLIRTIITADASETQYDEILNEIDAFCRRMRLGNTFNRKMSRHFACHYRMHYFDVRPIRMQASDNLRRTVLMEIAFQPFLVRSDVFRDLPAYVLQDIADELKFAIYLEQDAIITAGSSAETMYFLAIGTAAVYTPDGVELGHLIDGANFGAIALFRADAQRTVSVVALEVCEVYRLERERFQKLIKPHSYLLGHVVKQAEKRIAERNLSINECPDDQYYDTFFY
- the LOC126564096 gene encoding cilia- and flagella-associated protein 251-like; the encoded protein is MGELVEYSPKEDIESGDNIHHRCHPLHITWLSGFNPRVPLLNVSTTRDRKELVLASGNTLLFYCYDGEREKIMPVVGHKNVVNMIGCEETGRFVVSSDCSYAINVWDRQVGGDNNLPPIAIRTIFEPFKSKGEIGAISLSRDGKFLLAGGGIPTEQGSQLKLWSWTVGNDFPDGTITLPTRLGRIKNIHFCPDRGCRNQFVVTLESGVAFGAWDSKEQKLTIQVPKRHGFQDYNDTVFVEHTDRAVSVTGAGMAVLWSNDRKLSDGADGSVLRKEFLKYLHLKYASINVVRSCDEKIVTGDDDGEIRFYDNSMKILYWVKQEDLEPIRTLSFELVKSHQWKSASDPDEEDDQPSKEEPTEKKVELNIEDIAPKDVSFEARPVIVRGFVSATKSGKIYDIDIVYNKIKELFLQSPSIITAFAVHSARSELCTCDGNGRFVVYDFQTKSKRLALDVPIQRTRRGRITTLSYSPCGTFLAGGAENGFLWMVEPNLMILAGSGPLQFTSEKLRSVLFSEDSKHIVCVDESNTITLVARVKDDWQSVGRCVSHRLVDLAFLGAADFISIGEDRYMVQYTINADEMVQLEALSIVNRKRIEQSAFPTALLILPGGNQILVANDQLKFKIFHARTLEILQTFLAPFHDGPARFLRHLPGEDYFLFITNSNIYLHHLPIDGNPFKYLAVRGHPKRLKGLQVAWTVRSAFTFGEGDHAVSMWKINTSPLLDNIRHAGTGLDPFCTLLPGGKKGCYVREILSLFFYNQISPKNSDGDAELTLRDAMNIQDVPNYMRSIGFHMTEYEEQNLRKEMELTGTYFLTFEEVLKLFLNHRTATGGPPNTEDIRTAVTYIGATTSSGEKVDLVRLITLLASMGEPMDPKTTEAYCRILFPSAFETDNQDDDAVPECGTAEDCTNCISIDEFADKLC